In Saccharothrix syringae, the following are encoded in one genomic region:
- a CDS encoding DUF6875 domain-containing protein: MLIHPHRRAFPLVEPADFAAPALPDAVAAHETALRTVFAWADEYLCGPHPDLGRRGAVCPFTDTSLQRGLFYLSVHPGRPAGVEELAALLLDYRDWFGLLEPRTGPGAQFKTILVLFPELTGFDVVDRAQRALKPDYTRDGLMLGEFHPGPPQKGGLWNPEFRPLHSPVPLLAIRHMVPTDFPFLRDDDDTVAAYLQRFGDRVPAHLREHVRAAADRLATSGS, encoded by the coding sequence ATGCTGATCCACCCCCACCGCCGGGCGTTCCCGCTGGTCGAGCCGGCGGACTTCGCCGCGCCCGCCCTGCCCGACGCGGTCGCGGCGCACGAGACCGCGTTGCGCACCGTGTTCGCCTGGGCCGACGAGTACCTGTGCGGACCGCACCCCGACCTGGGCAGGCGCGGCGCGGTCTGCCCGTTCACCGACACCTCGCTGCAGCGGGGCCTGTTCTACCTCTCGGTGCACCCCGGGCGGCCCGCGGGCGTCGAGGAGCTGGCCGCGCTGCTGCTGGACTACCGCGACTGGTTCGGCCTGCTCGAACCGCGCACCGGGCCGGGCGCGCAGTTCAAGACCATCCTGGTGCTGTTCCCCGAGCTGACCGGGTTCGACGTGGTCGACCGGGCGCAGCGGGCGCTGAAACCGGACTACACCCGCGACGGGCTGATGCTCGGCGAGTTCCACCCCGGTCCGCCGCAGAAGGGCGGCCTGTGGAACCCGGAGTTCCGCCCGCTGCACAGCCCGGTGCCGCTGCTGGCGATCCGGCACATGGTGCCGACCGACTTCCCGTTCCTGCGCGACGACGACGACACCGTCGCCGCCTACCTCCAGCGGTTCGGCGACCGCGTGCCCGCGCACCTGCGCGAGCACGTGCGCGCCGCGGCCGACCGACTCGCGACCTCCGGGAGCTGA
- a CDS encoding FAD-dependent oxidoreductase — MSGQALVAGAGLAGSLTAVYLARRGFAVKVLERRGDPRTPGVREQGRSINLGLSQRGIVALREVGLLDRLRPLTVPMRGRVVHLPDGLRFQPYGLAEDQILHSVLRHDLNVALVDEAERLGVEFRWGHRVTAVDRAKPAVTATGPGGAEVHTADLVVGADGAFSAVRTHLGRGLRVDLHQEFLEWGYKELLIPVGDDGRPRTELRALHVWPGDDGLIVAHPNADGSLTATVFLPFAGEHGFAGLTEPAKVRAFFARRFPDTLTLIPDVVEQFLDHEAASLVTVRTAPWHVTTDEGRGVVLVGDAAHAVYPFFGQGMNAAFEDCSVLDRCLAAHPGDLPGALAAFEAARRPHTDVLAELSKRNFVELRDKLRSPLFLVRKQADLALHRLFPDAWVPLYTLIAHTTVPYGEALARSRRQDRLLGAAGVGLAGAALAGTALATLIRGRCRKQVN; from the coding sequence GTGAGCGGGCAGGCGCTGGTCGCCGGGGCGGGCCTGGCCGGTTCGCTCACCGCGGTCTACCTGGCGCGGCGGGGCTTCGCGGTGAAGGTGCTGGAGCGGCGCGGCGACCCGCGCACGCCCGGTGTCCGCGAGCAGGGCCGCTCGATCAACCTGGGCCTGTCGCAGCGCGGCATCGTGGCGCTGCGGGAGGTCGGCCTGCTCGACCGGCTGCGCCCGCTGACCGTGCCCATGCGCGGCCGCGTGGTGCACCTGCCCGACGGGCTGCGGTTCCAGCCCTACGGCCTGGCCGAGGACCAGATCCTGCACTCCGTGCTGCGCCACGACCTCAACGTCGCCCTGGTCGACGAGGCCGAGCGCCTGGGCGTGGAGTTCCGCTGGGGCCACCGGGTCACCGCGGTGGACCGGGCCAAGCCCGCGGTCACCGCCACCGGGCCGGGTGGCGCGGAGGTGCACACCGCCGACCTCGTGGTCGGCGCGGACGGCGCGTTCTCCGCCGTGCGCACCCACCTCGGTCGCGGCCTGCGGGTGGACCTGCACCAGGAGTTCCTGGAGTGGGGTTACAAGGAGCTGCTGATCCCCGTCGGCGACGACGGGCGGCCGCGCACCGAGCTGCGCGCGCTGCACGTGTGGCCGGGCGACGACGGGCTGATCGTGGCGCACCCCAACGCGGACGGCTCGCTGACCGCCACGGTGTTCCTGCCCTTCGCGGGCGAGCACGGGTTCGCCGGGCTCACCGAGCCCGCGAAGGTGCGGGCGTTCTTCGCCCGCCGCTTCCCCGACACGCTCACCCTCATCCCGGACGTGGTGGAGCAGTTCCTGGACCACGAGGCGGCGAGCCTGGTCACCGTGCGCACCGCGCCCTGGCACGTCACCACCGACGAGGGCCGCGGCGTGGTGCTGGTCGGCGACGCCGCGCACGCGGTCTACCCGTTCTTCGGGCAGGGCATGAACGCCGCGTTCGAGGACTGCTCGGTGCTCGACCGGTGCCTGGCCGCCCACCCGGGCGACCTGCCGGGCGCGCTGGCCGCGTTCGAGGCCGCCCGCAGGCCGCACACCGACGTGCTCGCCGAGCTGTCCAAGCGCAACTTCGTCGAGCTGCGCGACAAGCTGCGCTCACCGCTGTTCCTGGTCCGCAAGCAGGCGGACCTGGCGCTGCACCGGTTGTTCCCCGACGCATGGGTGCCGCTCTACACGCTGATCGCGCACACCACCGTCCCCTACGGCGAGGCGCTGGCCCGGTCCCGCCGCCAGGACCGCCTGCTCGGCGCCGCCGGCGTGGGGCTGGCGGGCGCCGCGCTGGCCGGCACGGCGCTGGCGACCCTGATCCGCGGGCGTTGCAGGAAACAGGTGAACTGA
- a CDS encoding non-ribosomal peptide synthetase yields MSAVIPEDRADEVFLFPASSGQRRLWLVDQLLPASPVYNIGWRVGLTGPVDEDALERALGGLVARHEALRTRFAAEDGVPVQVVSAALTVPLRRARVADVEAAVREEVGRPFALHEGPLLRATLVRGEDGPAPDGEGGPAPDAAPARGEDGLTPRPSPPRDENGPVLVLVLHHTVADGWSCAVLFDELAHLYAAEVGGEPADLPELPVQYPDYAVWQLEQVDGGAFEADAAHWRRALHGAPTVLSLPADRARPAAPTGRGAELRATLEVPDGSFARLLAVFQCVLHRVTGQADFLVATPVAARTRPETEGLVGFVANTLPLRATITPGTTLGDVVAAAEAATVAALAHQELPFERLVDLVAPQRTLAHAPLVQVMFAVEPVPPPREAGPVTFAPEAVANGGAKFDLSLTVERAPDGWYARWQYDSELFEPATVANLHAIFATAVHADPGDLVAELPLTGGSPQEHAVEVPRETAADLVIGALARDPDRPAIEGFPPHGGPTRGAPAPAGATPGEAASGVSAPRTPTATSLTRGELDRAANRLAHVLLAAGAAPDRPVALCLDRGPAVLVGLLAAWKAGAGYLPLDPTWPAARLTAMATGSEVPVLVTDGAARATTGPLTGPWTEVDLDTADLGSQPDTPPPAVPQHPDGLAYVIHTSGSTGAPKGVRCTQGGLAALLRAMVELTGLGPDDRLASITTPAFDVSAVEMLAPLITGAALVVLPADDVADGALLRTRIAESRATVVQGGPASWRMVVAAGGVPAHVRLRVSGGEAMTRDLADDLQRDGATLVDGYGPTETTVYSAAGAVAPAPGPVRLGPAVRGTSLHVLDPLMRPVPPGVIGELHIGGAGVARGYHGLPGLTADRFRPDPFGTAPGGRLYASGDLVRRHVDGRLEFLGRADRQLKIRGYRIEPGEVEAVLRSHPDVAQAVVVAWSAHAADVRLVAYAVPADPALPDSELRARVRPHLAANLPEYMLPATVVVLAELPRTGTGKVDRDALPEPVWTTEAVERVEPRDDTERRMALIWREVLSLPADAPLGVHDNFFALGGHSLTATQMLARVRTALAADLPLATLFAAPTIAELCANLQRGPAARGPVPLLDQLDELSDEEVDRLLGTMVDDGDLA; encoded by the coding sequence ATGAGCGCGGTGATTCCGGAGGACCGGGCGGACGAGGTGTTCCTGTTCCCGGCGTCGTCCGGGCAGCGCAGGCTGTGGCTGGTCGACCAGCTGCTGCCGGCGAGCCCGGTCTACAACATCGGCTGGCGCGTCGGCCTGACCGGGCCGGTGGACGAGGACGCGCTGGAGCGGGCGCTGGGCGGGCTGGTCGCCCGGCACGAGGCGCTGCGCACCCGGTTCGCCGCCGAGGACGGCGTACCGGTGCAGGTCGTGTCGGCCGCGCTGACCGTGCCGCTGCGGCGCGCCCGGGTCGCGGACGTCGAGGCGGCCGTGCGCGAGGAGGTCGGCAGGCCGTTCGCGCTGCACGAGGGGCCGCTGCTGCGCGCCACCCTGGTGCGCGGCGAGGACGGACCAGCACCGGACGGCGAGGGCGGACCGGCACCGGATGCCGCCCCGGCGCGCGGCGAGGACGGGCTGACGCCGCGTCCCAGCCCGCCCCGCGACGAAAACGGACCGGTGCTGGTGCTCGTGCTGCACCACACCGTCGCCGACGGCTGGTCGTGCGCGGTGCTGTTCGACGAGCTGGCCCACCTCTACGCGGCCGAGGTGGGCGGCGAGCCCGCCGACCTGCCGGAGCTGCCCGTGCAGTACCCGGACTACGCGGTGTGGCAACTGGAGCAGGTCGACGGTGGTGCGTTCGAGGCCGACGCCGCGCACTGGCGGCGGGCGCTGCACGGCGCACCGACCGTGCTGTCCCTGCCCGCCGACCGCGCCCGGCCCGCCGCACCGACCGGTCGCGGCGCGGAGCTGCGGGCAACGCTGGAGGTGCCGGACGGGTCGTTCGCCCGGTTGCTGGCGGTGTTCCAGTGCGTGCTGCACCGGGTGACCGGCCAGGCGGACTTCCTGGTCGCCACGCCCGTGGCCGCCCGCACCCGGCCGGAGACCGAGGGCCTGGTCGGGTTCGTGGCCAACACCCTGCCGCTGCGCGCGACGATCACGCCGGGCACCACCCTGGGCGACGTGGTCGCGGCGGCCGAGGCGGCGACCGTGGCCGCGTTGGCGCATCAGGAACTGCCGTTCGAGCGGCTGGTCGACCTCGTCGCACCGCAGCGGACGCTGGCGCACGCGCCGCTGGTGCAGGTGATGTTCGCGGTCGAGCCGGTGCCGCCGCCGCGCGAGGCCGGTCCGGTGACCTTCGCCCCGGAGGCGGTGGCCAACGGCGGGGCCAAGTTCGACCTGTCGCTGACCGTCGAGCGGGCCCCCGACGGCTGGTACGCGCGCTGGCAGTACGACAGCGAGCTGTTCGAGCCCGCCACCGTGGCCAACCTGCACGCGATCTTCGCCACCGCGGTGCACGCCGATCCCGGCGACCTGGTGGCCGAGCTGCCGCTGACCGGCGGCTCGCCGCAGGAGCACGCGGTGGAGGTGCCCCGGGAGACCGCCGCCGACCTGGTGATCGGGGCGCTGGCGCGGGACCCGGACCGGCCCGCGATCGAGGGCTTCCCGCCGCACGGGGGGCCGACTCGCGGCGCACCGGCTCCCGCCGGGGCAACGCCGGGCGAGGCGGCCTCGGGTGTCTCCGCTCCCCGCACCCCGACCGCCACCTCCCTCACCCGCGGCGAGCTCGACCGCGCCGCCAACCGCCTGGCCCACGTGCTGCTGGCCGCGGGCGCGGCGCCCGACCGCCCGGTCGCCCTGTGCCTGGACCGCGGCCCGGCCGTCCTGGTCGGCCTGCTGGCCGCGTGGAAGGCGGGCGCCGGCTACCTGCCGCTGGACCCGACCTGGCCGGCCGCGCGCCTGACCGCCATGGCCACCGGCTCCGAAGTCCCGGTGCTGGTCACCGACGGCGCGGCCCGCGCGACCACCGGCCCGCTGACCGGCCCGTGGACCGAGGTCGACCTGGACACCGCCGACCTCGGCTCCCAGCCGGACACCCCTCCCCCCGCCGTCCCCCAGCACCCGGACGGCCTGGCCTACGTCATCCACACCTCCGGCTCCACCGGCGCGCCCAAGGGCGTGCGCTGCACCCAGGGCGGCCTGGCCGCGCTGCTGCGGGCGATGGTCGAGCTGACCGGCCTGGGCCCGGACGACCGGCTGGCCTCCATCACCACCCCCGCGTTCGACGTGTCCGCGGTGGAGATGCTGGCACCCCTGATCACCGGCGCCGCGCTGGTCGTGCTGCCCGCCGACGACGTGGCGGACGGCGCGCTGCTGCGCACCCGCATCGCCGAGAGCCGCGCCACGGTCGTGCAGGGCGGCCCGGCGAGCTGGCGGATGGTCGTCGCGGCCGGTGGCGTGCCCGCCCACGTGCGGCTGCGCGTCAGCGGCGGCGAGGCGATGACCCGCGACCTGGCCGACGACCTCCAGCGCGACGGCGCCACCCTCGTCGACGGCTACGGGCCCACCGAGACCACGGTGTACTCGGCGGCCGGCGCCGTCGCGCCCGCGCCGGGGCCGGTGCGGCTGGGCCCGGCGGTCCGGGGCACCTCGCTGCACGTGCTGGACCCGCTGATGCGGCCGGTGCCGCCGGGCGTGATCGGCGAGCTGCACATCGGCGGCGCGGGGGTCGCCCGCGGCTACCACGGCCTGCCGGGGCTGACCGCCGACCGGTTCCGGCCCGACCCGTTCGGCACCGCGCCGGGTGGGCGGCTCTACGCCTCCGGCGACCTGGTCCGGCGGCACGTCGACGGGCGGCTGGAGTTCCTGGGCCGGGCGGACCGGCAGCTCAAGATCCGCGGCTACCGCATCGAGCCCGGCGAGGTCGAGGCCGTGCTGCGGTCGCACCCGGACGTGGCGCAGGCGGTCGTGGTCGCCTGGTCCGCGCACGCCGCGGACGTGCGGCTGGTCGCCTACGCGGTGCCCGCCGACCCGGCCCTGCCCGACAGCGAGCTGAGGGCCCGGGTGCGGCCGCACCTGGCCGCGAACCTGCCCGAGTACATGCTCCCGGCCACCGTCGTCGTGCTGGCGGAGCTGCCGCGCACCGGCACCGGCAAGGTCGACCGGGACGCGCTGCCCGAGCCGGTGTGGACCACCGAGGCCGTCGAGCGGGTCGAGCCGCGCGACGACACCGAGCGGCGGATGGCGTTGATCTGGCGCGAGGTGCTGAGCCTGCCCGCGGACGCCCCGCTGGGCGTGCACGACAACTTCTTCGCCCTGGGCGGCCACTCGCTGACCGCCACCCAGATGCTGGCCCGGGTCCGCACCGCGCTGGCCGCGGACCTGCCGCTGGCCACGCTGTTCGCCGCGCCGACCATCGCCGAGCTGTGCGCGAACCTCCAGCGGGGCCCGGCCGCGCGCGGCCCGGTGCCGCTGCTGGACCAGCTCGACGAGCTGTCCGACGAGGAGGTCGACCGCCTGCTGGGCACCATGGTCGACGACGGGGACCTGGCGTGA